The following are encoded in a window of Vicia villosa cultivar HV-30 ecotype Madison, WI unplaced genomic scaffold, Vvil1.0 ctg.000250F_1_1, whole genome shotgun sequence genomic DNA:
- the LOC131625912 gene encoding uncharacterized protein LOC131625912, with product MAPPLKTGSRNISYTFLNPNLDSLECLVKKITPDETTRFREKYGYILSLLKMPFTKYEQEGVHTLLQFYNPSLRCFTFPDYLLIPTLEEYSLFLGVPIKKGEVPYYSTMEAPTSIEISKALYLSKSVVDANLSERGRCQGFHMEFLVKRGCDAAEAKEWDTFRAILALSIYGILMFPNVPDFVDMSAIHLFILQNPVPTLLGDVYHSIHQKNRQKKGLVRCFAPLLYRWFRSHLPERGAFVDSRHTSKWAERIMGLRAKDIVWYNRSLEDKEVIMSCGKFNNVPLMGVRGGINYNPVLARRTYGYAFVNPPEQSEIAENIFYHVVTDNGQMAEAVQAWKNICWRDKKHFGQRDCATYEDYTKWVETVANTQGMPFPIKDPLYPPVGAQPNIVSMPHYNQTGSTSQKRPRMVVDPKSTKIQEREIKEHYEDQLAELTKRLQIQTDIAKSEKARRKKADKLLLERQAKIEGCYKEIRKLKGRMEEKGQSDTQAQEEARGWELRSRYLETMHFRKDLLIQEVVKRPTHAETKKLFEEMKAWSYKNIGDSPLRHLDMGDPA from the exons ATGGCTCCTCCATTGAAGACTGGTAGTCGCAACATCTCTTACACATTTCTAAATCCGAATCTGGATTCTCTCGAGTGTTTGGTTAAGAAGATCACGCCGGATGAAACAACCAGGTTCCGTGAAAAGTATGGGTATATTCTGAGTCTCctcaagatgccgttcaccaaATACGAGCAAGAAGGAGTTCATACCTTGCTTCAGTTCTACAACCCTTCTCTCCGTTGCTTCACGTTCCCTGACTACCTTTTGATTCCCACATTGGAAGAATATTCTCTTTTCCTTGGTGTTCCGATCAAGAAGGGGGAAGTTCCGTACTATAGCACCATGGAGGCTCCCACTTCTATTGAAATCTccaaggctctttatttgagcaagtcagtTGTTGATGCAAATCTTTCCGAGAGAGGAAGATGTCAGGGTTTTCATATGGAGTTCCTGGTCAAAAGAGGGTGTGATGCGGCTGAAGCGAAAGAATGGGACACTTTTAGGGCTATCTTGGCTCTAAGTATCTATGGTATCCTAATGTTTCCGAACGTGCCTGATTTTGTTGACATGAGTGCAATCCATTTGTTCATTCTACAGAATCCTGTTCCTACACTCTTGGGGGATGTTTATCATTCAATTCATCAAAAGAACCGtcaaaagaagggtttggtcagATGTTTTGCTCCTTTGCTATACCGTTGGTTTAGATCACATTTGCCTGAACGTGGAGCTTTCGTCGATAGTAGGCACACCTCTAAATGGGCTGAAAGGATTATGGGACTTAGAGCCAAAGACATTGTATGGTATAACAGATCTTTGGAAGACAAGGAGGTTATCATGAGTTGTGGAAAGTTCAATAATGTGCCCCTCATGGGTGTTAGAGGTGGGATCAATTATAATCCCGTCTTGGCTAGGAGAACTTATGGGTATGCTTTCGTCAATCCTCCTGAGCAATCTGAGATAGCTGAGAACATTTTCTATCATGTGGTCACCGACAATGGGCAGATGGCAGAAGCTGTACAAGCCTGGAAGAACATTTGTTGGAGAGACAAGAAGCATTTTGGTCAAAGGGACTGTGCGACTTATGAAGACTATACTAAGTGGGTTGAAACTGTGGCTAATACCCAAGGAATGCCTTTCCCTATCAAGGATCCTTTATACCCTCCTGTCGGCGCACAACCCAACATTGTCTCCATGCCTCATTATAATCAGACT GGAAGCACTTCTCAGAAGAGGCCGAGAATGGTTGTCGATCCCAAGTCCACTAAAATTCAAGAGAGGGAGATCAAAGAGCATTATGAGGATCAGTTGGCGGAACTGACAAAGAGGCTCCAAATCCAGACTGATATAGCCAAATCAGAGAAAGCCCGTCGAAAGAAAGCAGACAAGCTCCTTCTAGAACGTCAGGCAAAGATTGAGGGGTGTTATAAAGAGATTCGCAAGTTGAAGGGTCGAATGGAAGAAAAGGGCCAAAGTGATACTCAAGCCCAAGAGGAGGCCAGAGGTTGGGAATTGAGAAGCCGTTACTTGGAGACCATGCATTTCAGAAAGGACCTATTGATTCAAGAAGTTGTTAAAAGACCAACCCATGCTGAGACCAAAAAGctgtttgaagaaatgaaggctTGGAGCTACAAGAACATTGGAGATAGCCCACTTCGtcatttggacatgggagatcctgcTTAG